One genomic region from Epinephelus fuscoguttatus linkage group LG6, E.fuscoguttatus.final_Chr_v1 encodes:
- the vamp8 gene encoding vesicle-associated membrane protein 8 isoform X1 translates to MDNDPERGGVAAAPEPQDKVQALRDQVDGVKTIMTHNVDRILARGERLDDLMGKSEDLQAGAQHFKQTSQKVARTYWWKNVKLVVVIIVVVLIIVLIIILLATGVIPVSAPVPPIVTPTKKP, encoded by the exons ATGGACAATGATCCG GAGCGGGGAGGTGTAGCGGCAGCGCCGGAGCCACAGGACAAGGTGCAGGCCTTAAGGGATCAGGTAGATGGAGTGAAAACCATCATGACGCATAATGTGGACCGAATCCTGGCCCGAGGAGAGAGACTGGATGACCTCATGGGCAAGTCAGAGGACCTGCAAGCAGGG GCTCAGCACTTCAAGCAGACGTCCCAGAAAGTGGCTCGCACCTACTGGTGGAAGAACGTCAAGCTGGTCGTGGTCATCATTGTGGTCGTCCTCATCATcgtcctcatcatcatcctgcTGGCCACCGGAGTCATCCCTGTCAGTGCCCCTGTGCCTCCTATAGTCACTCCCACCAAAAAGCcctaa